A part of Astyanax mexicanus isolate ESR-SI-001 chromosome 2, AstMex3_surface, whole genome shotgun sequence genomic DNA contains:
- the nfyba gene encoding nuclear transcription factor Y, beta a: MDGDSTTTDTSQLGITGEYMTGGHYVLQAQDDDGDESLHDHEDGNGCKDNLREQDIYLPIANVARIMKNAIPQTGKIAKDAKECVQECVSEFISFITSEASERCHQEKRKTINGEDILFAMSTLGFDMYVEPLKLYLQKFREAMKGEKGVAVGVSEGLGEELADDSFSNQLSGGLISPDGQQQNVMVYTTSYQQLPGVQQIQFS, from the exons atggACGGAGACAGTACCACCACCGATACCTCTCAGTTGGGGATAACTGGAGAATATATGACCGGAGGCCACTATGTGCTTCAAGCTCAAGATG ATGATGGTGATGAAAGCCTTCACGACCATGAAGACGGCAATGGTTGCAAAGATAATCTCAGAGAGCAGGACATATATCTCCCCATTGCTAATGTAGCACGTATCATGAAGAACGCCATCCCACAGACAGGAAAG ATTGCAAAAGATGCCAAAGAATGTGTACAGGAATGCGTGAGTGAGTTCATTAGCTTCATCACATCAGAAGCCAGTGAGCGATGTCATCAGGAGAAACGGAAAACCATCAACGGGGAAGACATTCTGTTTGCCATGTCCACTCTCGGTTTTGACATGTATGTTGAGCCCCTGAAGCTCTACCTGCAGAAGTTCAGAGAG GCGATGAAAGGTGAGAAGGGTGTTGCCGTGGGAGTTTCAGAAGGCCTGGGAGAGGAACTTGCCGATGACAGTTTTT CAAATCAGTTGTCTGGGGGCCTGATCTCACCTGATGGCCAGCAGCAGAATGTCATGGTGTACACCACCTCGTATCAACAG cTCCCCGGTGTTCAGCAGATCCAGTTCTCCTGA